A window of Roseovarius sp. THAF27 contains these coding sequences:
- the odhB gene encoding 2-oxoglutarate dehydrogenase complex dihydrolipoyllysine-residue succinyltransferase has protein sequence MTTEVRVPTLGESVTEATVATWFKKAGDTVEADEMLCELETDKVTVEVPSPAAGTLAEIVAQEGETVGVDALLATLSEGDSGSDSAPKKAEKKEEKKPEPAPAKSGGDSGDKDGDSGGGGNIDVMVPTLGESVSEATVSTWFKKVGDNVSQDEMLCELETDKVSVEVPSPAAGTLTEILANEGDTVQANGKLAVLSGGADGAVEPAERPDGDADEAKGDDPATANGGQYTAPPPGRDIEDAPSAKKAMAEKGVSRDQVQGSGRDGRVMKEDVAKAVSAASSAAPAASSAPAQAPRAPVSAEDASREERVKMTRLRQTIARRLKDSQNTAAMLTTYNEVDMTEVMALRNQYKDEFAKKHGVKLGFMSFFTKACCHALKEVPEVNAEIDGTDIVYKNFVHMGIATGTPTGLVVPVIRDADALGFADIEKAIAEKGARARDGKLSMAEMQGGTFTISNGGVYGSLMSSPILNPPQSGILGMHKIQERPMVVNGEIKARPMMYLALSYDHRIVDGKGAVTFLVRVKDALEDPRRLLMDL, from the coding sequence ATGACCACCGAAGTACGCGTGCCCACGCTGGGCGAATCCGTGACCGAAGCCACCGTCGCCACCTGGTTCAAAAAGGCCGGCGACACGGTCGAGGCCGACGAGATGCTGTGCGAGCTGGAAACCGACAAGGTCACCGTCGAGGTGCCCTCGCCCGCCGCCGGCACACTGGCCGAGATCGTCGCGCAAGAGGGCGAGACCGTGGGCGTCGACGCCCTGCTGGCCACCCTGTCCGAAGGCGACAGCGGATCCGACAGCGCGCCCAAGAAGGCCGAGAAGAAGGAAGAGAAGAAACCCGAGCCCGCACCCGCCAAATCCGGCGGCGACAGTGGCGACAAGGACGGCGACTCGGGCGGCGGCGGCAACATCGACGTGATGGTGCCCACGCTGGGAGAATCCGTGTCCGAGGCCACCGTCTCGACCTGGTTCAAGAAGGTCGGCGACAATGTCAGCCAGGACGAGATGCTGTGCGAGCTTGAAACCGACAAGGTCTCGGTCGAGGTCCCCTCGCCCGCCGCCGGCACGCTGACCGAGATTCTCGCGAATGAAGGCGACACCGTTCAGGCCAACGGCAAGCTCGCCGTCCTGTCGGGCGGTGCCGACGGTGCCGTGGAACCGGCTGAGCGCCCCGACGGCGACGCGGACGAGGCGAAGGGCGATGACCCGGCCACCGCCAATGGCGGGCAATATACCGCCCCGCCTCCGGGCCGCGATATCGAGGATGCGCCCTCGGCGAAAAAGGCGATGGCCGAAAAGGGCGTCAGCCGCGACCAGGTACAGGGCTCGGGCCGCGACGGCCGCGTGATGAAGGAGGATGTCGCCAAGGCGGTGTCCGCCGCCAGCAGCGCCGCGCCCGCCGCCTCGTCGGCGCCCGCACAGGCGCCCCGCGCGCCCGTGTCGGCCGAAGATGCCAGCCGCGAGGAACGGGTCAAGATGACCCGTCTGCGCCAGACCATCGCCCGCCGCCTCAAGGACAGCCAGAACACCGCCGCCATGCTCACCACCTATAACGAGGTGGACATGACCGAAGTGATGGCCCTGCGGAACCAGTACAAGGACGAGTTCGCCAAGAAGCACGGCGTGAAACTGGGCTTCATGTCCTTCTTCACCAAGGCCTGCTGCCACGCGCTGAAAGAGGTGCCAGAGGTCAACGCCGAAATCGACGGCACCGATATCGTCTACAAGAACTTCGTGCACATGGGCATCGCCACCGGCACGCCCACCGGCCTCGTGGTCCCCGTGATCCGCGACGCCGATGCGCTCGGGTTCGCCGATATCGAGAAAGCCATCGCCGAAAAAGGCGCCCGCGCCCGCGACGGCAAGCTCAGCATGGCCGAAATGCAGGGCGGCACCTTCACCATCTCCAACGGCGGCGTCTACGGCTCGCTGATGTCCTCGCCCATCCTCAACCCCCCGCAATCGGGTATCCTGGGGATGCACAAGATCCAGGAACGCCCCATGGTGGTCAACGGCGAGATCAAGGCCCGGCCGATGATGTATCTCGCCCTCAGCTACGACCACCGCATCGTCGACGGCAAGGGCGCCGTGACCTTCCTGGTGCGTGTGAAAGACGCGCTGGAGGATCCGCGGCGGTTGCTGATGGATTTGTAA
- a CDS encoding MAPEG family protein, with protein sequence MTPELTVLTLAALLQVVQFALYAVPANMELGPGYTTSARDREPSRQMSDRTARLGRAMDNHFEGLILFTIACVVIAVSGQSTWVTTACAWAYLIARIAYIPAYYLGLRPWRSLIWLVGFAATALMFLAALL encoded by the coding sequence ATGACCCCCGAACTGACTGTCCTCACGCTCGCCGCCCTTCTACAGGTGGTGCAATTCGCCCTCTACGCCGTGCCCGCCAACATGGAGCTCGGCCCCGGCTACACCACCTCGGCGCGCGACCGCGAACCCTCGCGGCAGATGTCCGACCGCACCGCCCGGCTGGGCCGCGCGATGGACAACCATTTCGAAGGGCTGATCCTCTTCACCATCGCCTGCGTCGTGATCGCCGTCTCGGGCCAGTCCACCTGGGTCACCACCGCCTGCGCCTGGGCGTACCTCATTGCCCGCATCGCCTATATCCCGGCCTATTACCTGGGCCTGCGCCCCTGGCGGTCGCTGATCTGGCTGGTGGGCTTCGCCGCGACCGCCCTCATGTTCCTGGCCGCGCTGCTATGA
- the lpdA gene encoding dihydrolipoyl dehydrogenase, whose protein sequence is MASYDVIVIGSGPGGYVAAIRCAQLGLKTACVEGRETLGGTCLNVGCIPSKALLHASHMLHEAEHNFAAMGLKGKSPSVDWKQMLSYKDETIGQNTKGIEFLFKKNKIDWLKGWGSIPEAGKVKVGDDTHEAKNIIIATGSEVSTLPGVEIDEKTVVSSTGALELPKVPKKLVVIGAGVIGLELGSVYSRLGSEVTVVEYLDHVTPGMDGEVQKNFHKLLKKQGLNFIMGAAVQGVEAMKTKAKVTYKLRKDDSEETLDADVVLVSTGRKPFTDGLGLDSLGVEMTERGQIKTDDHWQTNVKGVYAIGDCISGPMLAHKAEDEGMAAACVIAGQHGHVNYGVIPSVIYTHPEVAAVGKTEEELKEEGRAYKAGKFSFMGNGRAKANFAADGFVKILVDKETDRILGAHIIGPMAGDLIHEICVAMEFGAAAEDLALTCHAHPTYSEAVREAALACGDGPIHS, encoded by the coding sequence ATGGCATCCTATGACGTCATCGTAATCGGCTCCGGCCCCGGCGGCTATGTCGCCGCGATCCGCTGCGCCCAGCTTGGCCTGAAAACCGCCTGCGTCGAGGGCCGCGAAACCCTGGGCGGCACCTGCCTGAATGTGGGCTGCATTCCCTCCAAGGCGCTCCTGCACGCGTCGCACATGCTGCACGAGGCCGAGCACAACTTCGCCGCCATGGGCCTCAAGGGCAAAAGCCCGTCTGTCGACTGGAAACAGATGCTGTCCTACAAGGACGAAACCATCGGCCAGAACACCAAGGGCATCGAGTTCCTGTTCAAGAAGAACAAGATCGACTGGCTCAAGGGCTGGGGCTCCATCCCCGAGGCGGGCAAGGTCAAGGTCGGCGACGACACGCACGAGGCCAAGAACATCATCATCGCCACCGGCTCCGAGGTCAGCACGCTTCCGGGCGTCGAGATCGACGAGAAAACCGTGGTCTCCTCGACCGGCGCGCTGGAACTGCCCAAGGTGCCGAAAAAGCTGGTCGTCATCGGCGCCGGCGTCATCGGGCTGGAGCTTGGCTCGGTTTATTCCCGCCTCGGCTCCGAGGTGACGGTCGTGGAATATCTCGACCATGTCACCCCCGGCATGGATGGCGAGGTACAGAAGAACTTCCACAAGCTGCTGAAAAAGCAGGGGCTGAACTTCATCATGGGCGCCGCCGTGCAAGGCGTCGAGGCGATGAAGACCAAGGCCAAGGTCACCTACAAGCTGCGCAAGGACGACAGCGAGGAGACGCTCGATGCCGACGTCGTGCTGGTCTCCACGGGGCGCAAGCCGTTCACCGACGGGCTAGGACTGGACAGCCTTGGAGTCGAAATGACCGAGCGCGGCCAGATCAAGACCGACGACCACTGGCAGACCAACGTCAAGGGCGTCTACGCCATCGGCGACTGTATCTCGGGCCCGATGCTGGCCCACAAGGCCGAAGACGAGGGCATGGCCGCCGCTTGCGTCATCGCGGGCCAGCATGGCCACGTGAACTACGGCGTCATTCCCAGCGTGATCTACACCCACCCCGAGGTCGCCGCCGTCGGCAAGACCGAGGAGGAACTGAAGGAAGAAGGCCGCGCATACAAGGCCGGCAAGTTCTCCTTCATGGGCAATGGACGGGCCAAGGCGAATTTTGCCGCCGACGGGTTCGTCAAGATCCTCGTGGACAAGGAAACCGACCGCATCCTCGGCGCGCATATCATCGGCCCGATGGCCGGCGATTTGATCCACGAGATCTGCGTCGCCATGGAATTCGGCGCCGCGGCCGAGGACCTGGCCCTGACCTGCCACGCCCATCCGACCTATTCCGAAGCCGTGCGCGAAGCGGCTCTGGCCTGCGGCGACGGCCCGATCCACAGCTGA
- a CDS encoding pyridoxamine 5'-phosphate oxidase family protein produces the protein MKFINDIKALEALYGTPAVASTRKVVHRLTPLYRKWIMTSRYCVLTTVGPDGTDGSPRGDDGPVVLDLDETTLAMPDWRGNNRLDSLRNIVSDGRVSCMFMVPGSNTVVRVNGTAKLTADEGLRARFERQGKHPATVIVIAISEIYSQCARATVRAGLWSRDDSEGLPTVGELLAEASGGDEGGAEYDAGWSARAAKTMW, from the coding sequence ATGAAGTTCATTAACGATATCAAGGCGCTGGAGGCGCTTTACGGAACGCCTGCCGTCGCCAGCACGCGCAAGGTGGTGCATCGGCTGACGCCGCTTTACCGGAAATGGATCATGACCTCGCGCTATTGCGTGCTGACTACGGTCGGCCCGGACGGCACCGATGGCAGCCCGCGCGGCGACGATGGCCCGGTGGTGCTGGACTTGGACGAGACGACCCTGGCGATGCCCGACTGGCGCGGAAACAACCGTCTGGATTCACTGAGGAATATCGTGTCGGACGGGCGTGTGTCATGCATGTTCATGGTGCCCGGATCAAACACTGTGGTGCGGGTGAACGGCACCGCGAAGCTGACCGCCGACGAAGGGTTGCGCGCCCGGTTCGAGCGACAGGGCAAGCATCCGGCGACGGTGATCGTGATCGCGATTTCCGAGATCTACAGCCAGTGCGCCCGCGCCACCGTCCGGGCCGGTCTGTGGAGCCGGGACGACAGCGAGGGACTGCCGACAGTGGGCGAGTTGCTGGCTGAGGCCTCGGGCGGAGACGAGGGCGGCGCGGAGTATGACGCCGGCTGGAGCGCCCGGGCGGCGAAGACGATGTGGTAG
- a CDS encoding 1-acyl-sn-glycerol-3-phosphate acyltransferase, with protein MRHALQWVRSAIFVGQIYFMMLPIGIVFLPWALVSSRGANAACKAWCAWVRWTARWMVGLKTEVRGTPPTQECLIVAKHQSFLDIILIFASVPTGKFIMKRELMYAPIIGQYALKLGCVPVDRGKRSQAIKKMIADVGRGRLRPGQLIIYPQGTRIAPGVKAPYKIGSAILYQEMAQDCVPVATNVGLVWPRKGVMRRPGTGVVEFLPAIEAGLPKEEFMARLEQTIETNSNRLMREAGFDPDEVH; from the coding sequence ATGAGACACGCGTTGCAATGGGTCAGATCGGCGATCTTCGTGGGCCAGATCTATTTCATGATGCTGCCCATCGGGATCGTGTTCCTGCCCTGGGCGCTGGTGTCCTCGCGGGGCGCGAACGCCGCCTGCAAGGCGTGGTGCGCCTGGGTCCGCTGGACCGCGCGCTGGATGGTGGGGCTGAAGACCGAAGTGCGCGGCACACCGCCCACGCAGGAATGCCTGATCGTCGCCAAGCACCAGTCTTTCTTGGATATTATCCTGATATTCGCCAGTGTTCCGACCGGCAAGTTCATCATGAAACGCGAGCTGATGTATGCCCCGATCATCGGGCAATACGCGCTGAAACTGGGCTGCGTGCCCGTGGACCGGGGCAAGCGCAGCCAGGCGATCAAGAAGATGATTGCCGATGTCGGCCGGGGGCGTCTGCGGCCAGGGCAGCTGATCATCTACCCGCAGGGCACGCGCATCGCGCCCGGGGTGAAGGCGCCCTACAAGATCGGCTCGGCAATCCTGTATCAGGAGATGGCGCAGGACTGCGTTCCCGTGGCGACGAATGTCGGGCTGGTCTGGCCACGCAAGGGCGTGATGCGGCGGCCCGGAACGGGGGTGGTGGAGTTCCTGCCGGCGATCGAGGCGGGGTTGCCCAAGGAGGAATTCATGGCGCGGCTGGAGCAGACGATCGAGACCAATTCCAACCGGCTGATGCGCGAAGCGGGGTTCGATCCGGATGAAGTTCATTAA
- a CDS encoding ABC transporter permease gives MKVDFTRVTEFIVGDTQADRVVPPTGFTASLTLFSAAAMAFLAVFALALSMATGRLADRWGSELARSSTIRISAPEGQMAAQTAATLKILETTKGVASARALEPDEQRALLEPWFGPDLPVDTLPIPQLIEVIEEGEGFDAGGLRLRLAADVPGAVLDDHTRWRRPLVSAATRLRMLGYISILLIGAATAAMITLAANAALAANTQVIGVLRLVGARDTYIAQAFVRRFTLRALTGAAVGTALAGLAVFLLPAAQDEGGFLTGLGFRGWQWVWLLLIPPLAAGVAFSATQAAARKTLKDTP, from the coding sequence GTGAAGGTGGATTTCACCCGAGTGACCGAGTTCATCGTCGGCGACACGCAGGCCGACCGGGTTGTGCCGCCGACTGGCTTTACCGCGTCGCTGACGCTGTTCAGCGCGGCGGCGATGGCGTTCCTGGCCGTCTTCGCCCTGGCGCTTTCGATGGCGACCGGGCGGCTGGCCGATCGCTGGGGCTCGGAACTGGCACGGTCCTCGACGATCCGCATTTCCGCGCCCGAAGGACAGATGGCGGCGCAGACGGCGGCGACATTGAAGATATTGGAAACGACCAAGGGCGTCGCTTCGGCCCGGGCGCTGGAGCCCGATGAACAGCGCGCCCTGCTGGAGCCCTGGTTCGGACCCGACCTGCCGGTGGACACGCTGCCCATTCCGCAACTGATCGAAGTGATCGAGGAGGGCGAGGGCTTTGACGCCGGCGGGCTGCGTCTGCGTCTGGCGGCCGACGTTCCGGGGGCGGTGCTGGATGATCACACGCGCTGGCGCAGGCCGCTTGTCAGCGCGGCCACGCGGCTGCGGATGCTGGGCTACATCTCGATCCTTCTGATCGGGGCGGCGACGGCGGCGATGATCACGCTGGCGGCCAATGCCGCGCTGGCGGCGAACACGCAGGTGATCGGCGTGCTGCGCCTCGTGGGCGCGCGCGACACCTATATCGCCCAGGCCTTCGTGCGGCGCTTTACCCTTAGGGCCCTGACCGGGGCGGCGGTGGGCACCGCGCTGGCGGGGCTGGCTGTTTTCCTGTTGCCCGCCGCGCAGGACGAAGGCGGGTTCCTGACCGGACTGGGCTTTCGCGGCTGGCAATGGGTGTGGCTGTTGCTGATACCGCCGCTGGCGGCCGGAGTGGCCTTTTCCGCGACCCAGGCGGCGGCGCGCAAGACGCTGAAGGACACGCCATGA
- a CDS encoding cell division ATP-binding protein FtsE, producing MIELENVAYSYGGGELLSDISLKLQAGSFHFLTGPSGAGKTTLLKLCYGALMPTAGEVRLFDTDVRAMERDDIAYARRRIGVVHQDCQFLDHLSVADNISLPLMVSGRDLLNESANLKELIGWVGLKSRADALPPELSGGERQRAALARAIIMSPDAVLADEPTGNVDWEMSQRLLRLLIELNRMGKTIMVATHDLALIRAAKSHVQARVLRISNRRLQLAGADL from the coding sequence GTGATCGAGCTGGAAAACGTCGCCTACAGCTATGGCGGGGGGGAACTGCTGAGTGACATCTCGCTCAAGCTCCAGGCCGGGTCGTTTCACTTTCTGACCGGCCCGTCGGGCGCGGGCAAGACGACCTTGCTGAAACTCTGTTACGGGGCGCTGATGCCCACCGCGGGCGAGGTGCGCCTGTTCGACACAGACGTGCGCGCGATGGAACGCGACGACATCGCCTATGCCCGCCGCCGGATCGGGGTGGTGCACCAGGATTGCCAGTTCCTGGATCACCTGAGCGTAGCCGACAACATCTCGTTGCCCCTGATGGTGTCCGGGCGCGACCTGCTGAACGAGTCCGCGAACCTCAAGGAACTGATCGGCTGGGTCGGGCTGAAATCGCGGGCCGACGCGCTGCCGCCGGAGCTGTCGGGGGGCGAGCGGCAACGGGCGGCGCTGGCGCGCGCCATCATCATGTCGCCCGATGCCGTGCTGGCGGACGAGCCCACGGGCAACGTCGACTGGGAGATGTCCCAGCGCCTGCTGCGGCTGCTGATCGAACTTAACCGCATGGGCAAGACGATCATGGTCGCGACCCATGACCTTGCGCTGATCCGCGCCGCCAAGAGCCACGTGCAGGCGCGTGTCCTGCGCATCTCGAACCGGCGGCTGCAACTGGCGGGGGCGGACCTGTGA
- a CDS encoding zinc-ribbon domain-containing protein codes for MRLICPNCGAQYEVPTEVIPETGRDVQCSDCGSTWFQHHPDHAPEDLVEEETAAPATDTVPSSDPPWQDDADDYGAEPDDAEHYAPDSYDSDSAEDDGDDASGEEEYFPAADHDDPPAEPKRREIDPAVADVLRQEAEREYRAREMDNRGTVETQQELGLQDTDNDAQRRSEEARARMARLRGEPEAQKTEAQVDDIDPSSRSNLLPDIDEINSSLDSDGKKEESRSVSPTQDVTAVPGKSGFRAGFRLAIVLAVLALVLYVFAPQLAEAVPQMAGLLSGYVDTVNGWRAGLNDLIQNMASSLSETDASGG; via the coding sequence ATGCGGTTGATATGCCCAAATTGCGGGGCGCAATACGAAGTTCCCACGGAAGTCATTCCCGAAACAGGTCGCGACGTGCAGTGTTCCGACTGCGGCTCGACATGGTTTCAGCATCATCCGGATCACGCGCCCGAGGACCTTGTCGAAGAGGAAACCGCCGCTCCCGCAACCGACACGGTGCCGAGCAGCGACCCTCCCTGGCAGGACGATGCGGACGACTATGGCGCCGAGCCGGACGACGCGGAGCATTATGCCCCCGACAGCTATGACTCCGACAGCGCCGAAGATGACGGGGACGATGCCTCCGGCGAAGAAGAGTATTTCCCGGCCGCAGACCACGATGACCCGCCTGCGGAACCGAAACGCCGCGAGATAGACCCCGCCGTGGCCGACGTCCTGCGCCAAGAAGCCGAACGCGAATACCGCGCGCGCGAGATGGACAATCGCGGCACGGTCGAGACGCAGCAGGAACTGGGCCTGCAGGACACCGACAACGACGCGCAAAGGCGCTCGGAAGAGGCCCGCGCCCGCATGGCGCGCCTTCGCGGCGAACCCGAGGCGCAAAAGACCGAGGCCCAGGTCGACGATATCGACCCGTCCTCGCGCAGCAATCTTCTGCCCGATATCGACGAGATCAACTCGTCACTCGACTCCGACGGCAAAAAGGAAGAGAGCCGGTCGGTATCTCCGACGCAGGACGTCACGGCAGTTCCCGGCAAGAGCGGCTTCCGCGCCGGCTTTCGGCTGGCCATCGTTCTGGCGGTGCTGGCGCTGGTGCTTTACGTCTTCGCGCCGCAACTGGCGGAGGCTGTTCCGCAAATGGCAGGGCTCCTGTCCGGCTATGTCGACACCGTGAACGGGTGGCGTGCGGGGCTCAACGACCTGATCCAGAACATGGCAAGCTCGCTTTCCGAAACCGACGCGAGCGGCGGCTGA
- a CDS encoding TIGR02302 family protein, which produces MSQARNTTFDTVIKRLKRPLMLTWAGLIAERLVRAFWPLWCVIIAVCAALMLGLHDIAPVELVWIVAVLSGVAALGFAAIGARRFAWPSRDEAIRRMDGVLPGHPLAALADRQAIGGGDTGSQALWRAHIQRMETRAALARAVEPDLRLARRDPFGLRYVALLGLVVALLFGSIWRAGTVTQMTPGGGAALASGPTWEGWIEPPAYTGLPSLYLNDQDGAFSAPEGSLVTLRFYGEVGALSMTETVSGRTEDVPPATDIEQSFEIVKDGTLRIDGPGGEEWKITALPDAPPEASVSEGLDVTFDGQMSQPFAASDDYGVVGGTATFELALDEVDRRHGLSAEPDARDPIVLDLPLPITGDRADFAETLIENLSEHPWAHLPVRLTLNVRDERDQAGQSEPVVMDLPARRFFDPMAASVIEQRRDLLWAKSNARRVSQMLRAVSHNPEPGLFKSETAYLKLRVILRRLETFVDHASLTDENRDELAQALWDLAVLLEDGDIGDALERMRAAQERLSEAMRNGASEDEIARLMQELRDATQDYLRQKSQQAQREGDQTDEPDRGQSGDMQMLTDQDLQDMMDRIQELMEQGRFAEAQQALEEFQQMMENLRMAEGQQGQGGDNPGQQAMEGLAETLRDQQGLSDEAFRDLQEQFNPGAQAGESQGNEGRNGGQGQGQQHSQQGQGQQPGQQQGQGQGRQEGQQPGQGQGDQSAEGQQGDQAGALSDRQEALRRELERQRQSLPNVGGQAGEDARDALDRAGRAMEGAEEALRGDDLAEAIDRQAEAMDALRDGMRSLGEALAENSQSQPGQGQAQSQTPGQFGEQDPLGRSQRGLAGDQGEFTAREDIYRRAGELLDEIRRRSGETARPEVELDYLRRLLDRF; this is translated from the coding sequence ATGTCACAGGCAAGGAACACCACTTTCGACACGGTGATCAAGCGGTTGAAACGCCCGCTGATGCTGACGTGGGCGGGGTTGATTGCGGAGCGTCTGGTGCGGGCGTTCTGGCCGCTGTGGTGCGTGATCATCGCGGTCTGCGCGGCGCTGATGCTGGGCCTGCACGATATCGCGCCGGTGGAGCTTGTGTGGATCGTGGCGGTGCTGTCGGGCGTCGCGGCGCTGGGTTTTGCCGCGATCGGCGCGCGGCGCTTCGCCTGGCCGTCGCGGGACGAGGCGATTCGCCGGATGGACGGCGTGCTGCCGGGGCATCCCCTGGCGGCCCTGGCCGACCGGCAGGCCATCGGCGGCGGCGACACGGGGTCGCAGGCGTTGTGGCGGGCGCATATTCAGCGCATGGAGACCCGCGCGGCGCTGGCCAGGGCCGTCGAGCCGGACTTGCGCCTGGCGCGGCGCGATCCGTTCGGACTGCGTTATGTGGCGCTTTTGGGCCTGGTCGTGGCGCTGCTGTTCGGGTCGATCTGGCGGGCCGGCACGGTGACGCAGATGACGCCCGGTGGCGGTGCGGCGCTGGCCAGCGGACCGACCTGGGAAGGCTGGATCGAACCGCCGGCCTATACCGGCCTGCCGAGCCTTTACCTTAACGACCAGGACGGCGCGTTCAGCGCCCCGGAAGGCAGCCTTGTGACCTTGCGGTTCTACGGCGAGGTCGGCGCGCTCAGCATGACCGAGACGGTGTCGGGCCGGACGGAGGACGTTCCACCGGCCACGGATATCGAACAGAGTTTCGAGATCGTGAAGGACGGGACCCTGCGGATCGACGGGCCGGGGGGCGAGGAATGGAAGATCACGGCGCTGCCCGATGCGCCGCCGGAAGCGTCGGTGTCCGAAGGGCTGGACGTCACCTTTGACGGGCAGATGAGCCAGCCGTTCGCGGCCAGCGACGACTATGGCGTCGTGGGCGGCACGGCGACCTTCGAGCTGGCGCTTGACGAGGTGGACCGGCGTCATGGCCTGAGTGCCGAGCCGGATGCGCGCGACCCGATCGTGCTGGACCTGCCGCTGCCGATCACCGGGGACCGCGCGGACTTTGCCGAGACGCTGATCGAGAACCTGTCGGAGCATCCCTGGGCGCACCTGCCGGTGCGCCTGACGCTGAACGTGCGCGACGAGCGCGACCAGGCGGGGCAAAGCGAGCCGGTCGTTATGGATCTGCCCGCGCGTCGGTTTTTCGACCCGATGGCGGCGTCGGTGATCGAACAGCGGCGCGACCTTCTGTGGGCCAAGTCCAATGCCCGGCGCGTGAGCCAGATGTTGCGCGCGGTGTCGCACAACCCTGAACCGGGCCTGTTCAAATCGGAAACCGCCTATCTGAAACTGCGCGTCATCCTGAGGCGGCTGGAGACCTTCGTCGACCATGCCAGCCTGACCGACGAGAACCGCGACGAACTGGCGCAGGCGCTATGGGACCTGGCCGTCCTGTTGGAAGACGGCGATATCGGCGACGCGCTGGAGCGGATGCGTGCGGCGCAGGAGCGCCTGAGCGAGGCGATGCGGAACGGCGCGAGCGAGGACGAGATCGCGCGGCTGATGCAGGAACTGCGCGACGCGACCCAAGATTACCTGCGCCAGAAATCGCAGCAGGCGCAGCGCGAGGGAGATCAGACCGACGAGCCCGACCGGGGCCAGTCGGGTGACATGCAGATGCTGACCGATCAGGACCTGCAGGACATGATGGATCGCATCCAGGAGCTGATGGAACAGGGCCGCTTTGCCGAGGCGCAGCAGGCGCTGGAAGAATTCCAGCAGATGATGGAGAACCTGCGGATGGCCGAAGGCCAGCAAGGGCAGGGCGGCGACAATCCCGGTCAGCAGGCCATGGAAGGCCTGGCCGAGACGCTGCGAGATCAGCAGGGCCTGTCGGACGAGGCGTTCCGGGATCTGCAGGAACAGTTCAATCCCGGCGCACAGGCCGGCGAGTCACAGGGCAACGAAGGCCGCAATGGCGGCCAGGGCCAGGGCCAGCAGCATTCGCAGCAAGGCCAGGGGCAACAGCCGGGTCAGCAGCAAGGTCAGGGTCAGGGCCGGCAGGAGGGTCAGCAACCCGGCCAGGGCCAGGGCGACCAATCCGCCGAGGGCCAGCAGGGCGATCAGGCCGGCGCCCTTTCGGACCGGCAGGAGGCGCTGCGCCGCGAACTAGAACGCCAGCGGCAGAGCCTGCCCAATGTCGGCGGTCAGGCGGGCGAGGATGCCCGCGACGCGCTGGACCGGGCCGGTCGCGCCATGGAGGGTGCGGAAGAAGCGTTGCGCGGCGACGATCTGGCCGAGGCGATCGACCGGCAGGCCGAGGCCATGGATGCCTTGCGGGACGGGATGCGCAGCCTGGGCGAGGCGCTGGCCGAGAACAGCCAGTCGCAGCCCGGCCAGGGACAGGCGCAAAGCCAGACACCCGGCCAGTTCGGCGAGCAGGACCCGCTGGGCCGGTCGCAGCGTGGCCTGGCCGGCGACCAGGGCGAGTTCACCGCGCGCGAGGATATCTATCGCAGGGCCGGGGAGCTTCTGGACGAGATCCGCCGCCGCTCTGGCGAGACGGCGCGACCCGAGGTCGAGCTCGACTATCTGCGTCGGTTGCTGGACAGGTTCTGA